From the genome of Gracilinanus agilis isolate LMUSP501 chromosome 2, AgileGrace, whole genome shotgun sequence, one region includes:
- the LOC123234010 gene encoding acyl-coenzyme A thioesterase 1-like: protein MSCRPARGTSARTHGTALNGRAAVGDAAVPHPSPGRWGGARPRPQCTTLLLLLVSLGGGSVSWSVPGLRGSRLQYPAGGGGGGGGMWRSAVAVLRGLSGFGWQPLRAVSSSPVDAQKGVTLSVTPPVGLADEPVHIQVQGLSPGEPVTVRALAVSYHGRLFQSSAHYEANGLGALDLTKDPSQGGDYTGVEPMGLMWSLSPAGMENPYIRMVQRSVLKKPLKLEVTVHQAHNQTGLLLGQVLASARVERWYATPEIRAIRVREGMVRGSFFMPPGDGPFPGVIDMFGDEGGLHEFRASLLACRGFATLALPYFAFEDLPPIMKDLNLDYFAQAAKFVQNHPKVKGPKIGVIGSGKGAELAFSMATFLPDVAAVVSINGCISNTGTALQCGPVILPGLPFDLDKITVSSSGVYDVKEALVDPLDPAYGDSLIPIEKANSHFLFVVGEDDKQWNSSLYADLAIKRLEEHGKKNYTLLSYPNAGHRIDPPNSPFFPVALDRWLGVPILGGGQCRAHAIAQEESWKKILEFLKMHLK, encoded by the exons ATGAGCTGTAGGCCAGCCCGAGGCACAAGTGCACGCACGCACGGAACCGCACTGAACGGGCGGGCGGCGGTGGGCGACGCTGCAGTACCTCATCCCAGCCCCGGTAGGTGGGGCGGCGCTAGACCTCGCCCTCAGTGTACGACCCTGCTCCTCCTCTTAGTTTCTCTCGGTGGCGGCAGTGTCTCTTGGAGCGTGCCGGGGCTGCGTGGGTCCAGGCTCCAGTATCCagccggcggcggcggcggcggcggtggcatGTGGCGGTCGGCAGTCGCTGTGCTCCGAGGTCTGTCGGGCTTCGGCTGGCAGCCCCTCCGGGCTGTCTCCTCGTCCCCTGTCGACGCCCAGAAGGGGGTGACGTTGAGCGTGACTCCTCCGGTGGGCCTGGCCGATGAGCCGGTGCACATCCAAGTGCAGGGTTTGAGCCCAGGCGAGCCTGTGACCGTGCGGGCGCTGGCCGTCAGCTACCACGGCCGCCTCTTCCAGTCGAGCGCCCACTACGAGGCCAACGGCCTCGGGGCGCTGGACCTaaccaaagacccctcccagggCGGTGACTACACGGGCGTGGAGCCCATGGGACTGATGTGGAGTCTGTCCCCGGCGGGCATGGAGAACCCCTACATCCGGATGGTGCAGCGCAGCGTGCTCAAGAAGCCCCTCAAGCTCGAAGTGACGGTCCACCAGGCGCACAACCAGACGGGGCTGCTGTTGGGCCAGGTGCTGGCCTCGGCCAGGGTGGAACGCTGGTATGCCACCCCCGAGATCCGAGCCATCCGGGTCCGCGAGGGTATGGTCCGTGGGTCCTTCTTCATGCCCCCAG GGGATGGTCCATTTCCTGGTGTGATTGACATGTTTGGTGATGAAGGGGGACTACATGAATTTCGGGCTAGCCTTCTTGCTTGTCGAGGCTTTGCTACCCTAGCTTTGCCATATTTTGCCTTTGAAGATCTACCTCCCATCATGAAAGACTTAAATCTTGACTACTTTGCTCAGGCGGCTAAATTTGTGCAGAATCACCCAAAG gTCAAAGGTCCCAAAATTGGAGTGATTGGATCAGGCAAAGGAGCAGAACTGGCCTTTTCAATGGCTACCTTCCTCCCAGATGTGGCTGCTGTGGTCAGTATCAATGGTTGCATCTCCAACACAGGCACTGCTCTTCAGTGTGGCCCCGTAATCCTACCAGGACTTCCCTTTGACCTGGATAAAATCACTGTCAGTTCCTCAGGAGTGTATGATGTTAAAGAAGCCCTTGTAGACCCCTTGGATCCTGCTTATGGAGACAGCCTTATCCCCATAGAAAAAGCTAACTCTCACTTCCTTTTTGTGGTTGGAGAGGATGACAAGCAATGGAATAGCTCTTTGTATGCGGACCTGGCAATTAAGCGattagaggagcatggaaaaaaaaattacactctTCTGAGTTATCCCAATGCAGGTCATAGAATTGATCCACCCAATAGCCCATTTTTTCCAGTTGCCTTGGATCGGTGGCTGGGGGTCCCTATTCTGGGTGGGGGTCAGTGCAGAGCCCATGCCATTGCTCAGGAGGAATCTTGGAAGAAGATCTTAGAGTTTCTGAAGATGCATTTAAAATGA
- the LOC123235840 gene encoding acyl-coenzyme A thioesterase 6-like, with amino-acid sequence MAVSVNLTPPPRSLWDEPVAITVQGLAPTQRITLRASLRDEKGELFESSAHYQADAGGQLDLRKAPALGGSYCGVEPMGLFRTLQPQKPFERLVKRDVETPFQVDLEVYEGHNLQPTKLLARGVHERGFLGPGVRRIPVREGSVRATLFLPPGTGPFPGIIDLYGTGGGLCEYRASLLAGHGFAVFALAYFRFEDLPKGLNDMHLEYFEEALDYMLQHPEVKGPGIGLLGFSKGGDLCLSMASFLKGITATVLINGCVANTMGLLHYKEMTLPELGSDIERLKITESGLVDFVDFWDNPLEKPNHQSLIPIEKAQGPFLFIVGQDDHCWKSEAYARIASKRLQSHGKEKPQIICYPNTGHCIEPPYFPPCLISVHGVLGQRMFWGGESKAHFMAQVEIWEQIQTFFQRYLKSKESTFHNKM; translated from the exons ATGGCTGTGTCAGTGAACTTGACTCCCCCGCCCCGCAGCCTGTGGGACGAGCCAGTGGCGATCACCGTACAGGGTCTGGCCCCGACCCAACGGATCACCCTGCGCGCTTCCCTCCGCGATGAGAAAGGGGAGCTCTTCGAGTCCTCCGCCCACTACCAGGCGGACGCGGGTGGGCAGCTAGACCTGCGGAAGGCACCCGCCCTTGGGGGCAGCTACTGCGGCGTGGAGCCTATGGGGCTCTTCCGGACTCTGCAGCCCCAGAAACCTTTTGAAAGACTAGTGAAGCGGGATGTGGAGACGCCTTTCCAAGTGGACCTGGAGGTATATGAAGGTCACAACCTCCAGCCCACCAAGCTGCTGGCACGAGGGGTCCACGAGCGGGGCTTCCTGGGGCCAGGGGTGAGAAGGATCCCGGTGCGAGAGGGCAGCGTGAGGGCTACACTCTTCCTGCCTCCTG GAACAGGGCCTTTCCCAGGCATCATTGACCTATATGGAACTGGAGGTGGTCTTTGTGAATATAGAGCCAGTTTGCTGGCAGGACATGGTTTTGCTGTGTTTGCTCTGGCTTACTTCAGATTTGAAGACCTCCCCAAAGGGTTGAATGATATGCATCTGGAATATTTTGAAGAGGCCCTGGACTACATGTTGCAGCATCCAGAG gTGAAAGGCCCAGGCATTGGGTTACTTGGATTCTCCAAAGGAGGTGACTTGTGTCTTTCCATGGCCTCCTTCCTGAAAGGCATCACAGCCACAGTGCTCATAAATGGCTGTGTGGCAAATACAATGGGCCTACTGCACTATAAAGagatgactcttcctgaactTGGAAGTGACATAGAGAGGCTCAAGATCACTGAGTCAGGCCTTGTAGATTTTGTTGATTTTTGGGATAATCCATTAGAGAAGCCCAACCATCAAAGCCTCATCCCAATAGAAAAGGCCCAGGGGCCTTTCTTGTTCATTGTTGGTCAAGATGACCATTGCTGGAAGAGTGAGGCCTATGCACGTATAGCCTCTAAACGACTACAGTCTCATGGTAAAGAAAAACCTCAGATCATCTGTTATCCAAACACTGGGCACTGCATTGAACCCCCTTATTTTCCTCCATGTTTAATATCTGTGCATGGAGTGTTGGGCCAAAGAATGTTTTGGGGAGGTGAGTCAAAGGCTCACTTTATGGCACAGGTGGAGATCTGGGAACAAATTCAAACATTCTTCCAAAGATATCTCAAGAGTAAAGAATCTACATTCCATAACAAAATGTAG